ATTGATTATTAATTTTTGAAAGAAATCTATTAAAGAAGAGAGattcatattaaatataataaatataatatattcatGGGGACTATATAAATCTCATGTGTTAAGTCATAAAATATATaaagttttttaaaaattataataaatttcgTTTGAGCAAGTTTTGATATCTCTAtcatatttatatatctattggGACATATGGAGGGAACCGATGGTCGACGTTCGACATGAGACCTGCTTATCGTATCATCAGCGTCAAGATCGGTGCAGGAGACGTGGTCGACTGCATGAACGTCACTTTCACCTACTACAGGAAGATGAAGACCCGACACTACGGTGGTACTTCCCACGAGGTTTGTATCACTATCAATCTCAAAGCTCATAGCTGACTGCAGATTAATGGCTTCTACTTGGATGCGGATTGTTCTCGAGGAGGACGAGTATGTGGTGGGAATGGAGAGAGAGGTTGCTACGTACCATGGAGTGGTGATCGTAGGAAAGCTTGTTTTCATCATCACCAAGAAAGCCTACGGACCTTTGGGCAACATGGGAGGAACTCCGTTTGCCCTTCCGATAGCAGCAGGAAAGATCTCGGGCTTGTTCGGCCGTGGCTGCATGTTTCTTGACGCCACTCCACTGGGGGTCTACTTGGAGCCATAATTGGAGACTGCAGTAAATTCCGAGAGTTGCTACGATGGATTGATATTGCCATTCTTGTATGTTTCTTGGAATAATAATGATGTGGTGTGCTTTTATTATAGCAATTGCATTACTAATTGGTTCGAGACTTCAGTCTTTTGCATGGCATAAATAGACCAAAACAAATTAAGTTGGTGTAGATAGTGATTGGGTATTGGTGTTAATAGAAATTGGgccatataataatataattctaATTCTATTCATACCTGAAatatgatgtaatccttttattaAATTATGCAgtcaataatataaataataaaaaatgggtAAGTTTGAAATATGTCATTTGCCAAACAAAACTATGTAAGGTGATATTTGACAGCTGTAGGTAGaccttattttaagtttttttaatggAATTGTATGATTGATATAATTTAATATGAGTCTAATATGAATTGACAAAATAAAAAAAGTCTAATTTTATCTTCTAATCttacttatttattttaatattttagtttaatATTCCCCTCATTTTAGTTTAATTATCTACTATCCCAACTATGCATAACTAAATCGATTTATTTTACTTCACATGTTTGGTCCTCAAATTCATTTATTTTAAACACAATCAAACTTATTTAAGTCTTGAGAATTATTTAAGGCATATTATAATAAGAAAGTCTCTTCTAATTATTATATCTATACTTATTGTCATAATTTAACCTCATTGTCAAGTTCACTAATACATTTACGTTTATTTGTTAAAAGACTATACatttttttctataaaaagaatCTTAAAATAGATATCATTGCTTATATATACTTCAACTTAGCATCTCCAACTTTATATGTAATATTTGTGAAAGGATATATTTGAATCTCAAAAGTCAATAACATAtgagtatattatattataaaatataaatatcataaaatatctctTTGGATAATTATCTAGTTATGGTTGTATGTGTAAAACTAGAGCACTACAAGACAATATTCTAGATGTGCCTTTCGATAGTGTATTGGGTTACTTCATCATTAGGCTTCATAATAATGTCATATTGATAtttatgcataggaaatttcggagGTGATATATTACCTTGGATTCTTTGTTATGCAACCATTTATaacttataaaatttatctttatattatatattatgtatTATTCATCAAATATTTATTGAGATATCTATTTATGAGATCTTAAGTTTAATGCttctattaatttatttttttataatttcttaaaggttctttaaataaaatcaaataaaaccaTGTGTCTCTATTTATACTTGGCATGTTAACACCAACATAGAagagaataaataaaatatttaaaatatataaatatatatttatgaagaataaaataaaattctgcATTACTTAATCATATCCTACAGATCTACGATCTGCACCATCAAACCAAAAAAAAACCGGCATCTCTCCAACGTAGCCGACGTGTTGACCAGCcggatgtatataaatatatatgcatatgataGAGTGTGTGTGAATATATACCATATACGAACTCTCATGTCTCCCAACACGTTTCTATGTGTCGACCGCCACGCCATATCCTTATCCGCTCCTCTTTAATTATTGACCAGACCACCATCCGTGATCGTCGCCGGTCACATCTTCGTCGTCGAGATGCTCTACACGACCCTCATCACGTGATACACGCTTTCCTCGAGGAAGCCACGGACGAGGGGGTGGGCGGTACACCTCCACTCCACCCCGACATCACAGCCATGGCGATCCGCTATAAGTAGCCTCTCTCCCTCTTCCCCAGCATCATCTTTCTGCAGAAGAAAGGGAGGAGTTTGGTGCACACAACACGATGGTGAGAGGCTCTATGTACACACAGAGTTTTCCGTCTGTGGAACAGTTTGGTTACCTCTGTGCGTTGTGTGTTGACGTCGATGGTGATGCAGAACGGAGCGATCAAGGTGGGAGCATGGGGAGGGAACGGAGGGTCGGCCTTCGACATGGGACCTGCTTATCGTATCATCAGCGTCAAGATTTTTTCCGGAGACGTGGTCGACGCCGTGGACGTCACCTTCACCTACTACGGGAAGACGGAGACCCGACACTTCGGTGGCAGCGGTGGTACTCCCCACGAGGTTTGCATCACTACCAATCTCAAAGCTCATACCTGACTGCAGATTAATGGCTTCTACTTGGATGCAGATTGTTCTGCAGGAGGACGAGTACCTGGTGGGAATGGCGGGAGAAGTTGCCAACTACCATGGAGTGGTGGTGGTGGGAAAGCTTGGCTTCAGCACCAACAAGAAAGCCTACGGACCTTTCGGCAACGCGGGAGGGACTCCCTTCTCCCTCCCTATCTCAGCAGGCAAGATCTCGGGCTTCTTCGGCCGCGACGGCCAGTTTCTTGACGCCATTGGGGTCTACTTGGCGCCATAATTGGACACTGCAATAAATCACAAGAGTTGCTATGTGCTACTTTGAGTGATGAGATGAACAATGTCTGCAATAAATGGATTGGTGTTTGCCATCCCCAGCTGTTGTCGGATGTTGCTTGGAATAATAATGATATGGTGTGTTATTATCAGAGCAATTGCATCACTGATTGGTTTGAGACTTCAGCCTTTAGGATCGCATAAATAAATAAacgaaaataaattaatttgatgTAGATGGTGATTGGAGTAATATTTTTTAGGGTAGTGTTTTTTGGTTGGTTCTTCCGTTGACTTGATAGTGGTGTTATATGAACactcatttataaaaaaattttaacgTAATTGACTACCCTTAGACCCTTTATTGTGTTATTATtcgaaaaattaaattttatattttatattatctatctAATGTTTATCGTAATATTTATGTATGAGATCTc
This genomic stretch from Musa acuminata AAA Group cultivar baxijiao chromosome BXJ3-9, Cavendish_Baxijiao_AAA, whole genome shotgun sequence harbors:
- the LOC135648990 gene encoding horcolin-like, giving the protein MNGAIKVGAWGGNGGSAFDMGPAYRIISVKIFSGDVVDAVDVTFTYYGKTETRHFGGSGGTPHEIVLQEDEYLVGMAGEVANYHGVVVVGKLGFSTNKKAYGPFGNAGGTPFSLPISAGKISGFFGRDGQFLDAIGVYLAP